One genomic segment of Trichococcus shcherbakoviae includes these proteins:
- a CDS encoding HD domain-containing protein translates to MRNEIIIEDVKHIVADKLRNEATGHDWWHTLRVYNTSMDIAAAEGKGDRLIIGLAALLHDVADHKFGYTDADREAIITDILTPFELSDSVIEQVIYIVNNLSFKQGKNKHVLETIEGRIVQDADRLDAIGAIGIARAFAYGGHKDRPLYDPEHSEDPDSDTIGHFHEKLLLLKDGMHTEAGKQKAVARHTRMEQFLKDFHSEWDGLQ, encoded by the coding sequence ATGCGCAATGAAATCATTATTGAAGATGTGAAACACATCGTCGCTGACAAGCTGAGGAACGAAGCAACGGGGCATGACTGGTGGCATACGTTGCGGGTTTACAACACGTCCATGGACATCGCTGCAGCGGAGGGAAAAGGCGATCGGCTCATCATCGGCTTGGCGGCACTTCTCCATGACGTCGCCGACCATAAATTCGGCTATACTGACGCCGACCGCGAAGCCATCATCACCGACATCCTCACACCTTTCGAGCTGAGCGACTCCGTCATCGAGCAGGTCATCTACATCGTGAACAACCTTTCCTTCAAGCAAGGGAAAAACAAGCACGTGCTGGAAACGATCGAAGGCCGGATCGTGCAGGATGCTGATCGCCTGGATGCGATCGGCGCAATCGGCATCGCACGCGCTTTTGCATATGGCGGGCATAAAGACCGGCCTCTCTATGATCCCGAGCACAGTGAGGATCCGGACAGCGATACGATTGGCCACTTCCACGAAAAACTGCTCCTGCTGAAGGACGGCATGCACACAGAAGCCGGCAAACAAAAGGCGGTCGCCCGCCACACTCGGATGGAACAGTTCCTCAAGGACTTCCATTCCGAATGGGATGGCCTCCAGTAA
- a CDS encoding Gfo/Idh/MocA family oxidoreductase, with protein sequence MKKLKVTIIGYGGMGSFHAKLIQANPEVEVHGIFDILESRQQAGEADGYSAYVSLEEALDDETVDAILIATPNDVHKEIAVQALEAGKHVICEKPVTLNSEELSEIMHTAKEHERVFMVHQNRRWDSDFQMVKDLYENRKIGEVFHIESRVQGANGIPGDWRHLKAHGGGMLLDWGVHLLDQLLYMIDSPLAKVVADLSYILGDEVDDGFISYLTFENGVTALVEVGTTNYIKLPRWYIKGTKGSAVIEDWDLKGKIVKQSGIELVAAPKPIKAGQGLTKTMAPPSEEAIIKEKFEKVATQMDPFYTNFAKVVRGESEPIVKNEEVLQLMKIIESIFEAAETGQVIDVREHSYSR encoded by the coding sequence ATGAAGAAATTAAAAGTCACGATCATTGGTTACGGAGGCATGGGCAGCTTTCACGCTAAGCTGATTCAGGCAAATCCGGAAGTAGAAGTGCATGGGATATTCGATATTTTGGAAAGTCGGCAACAGGCTGGTGAAGCGGATGGCTATAGTGCCTATGTCAGTCTTGAAGAGGCTTTGGATGATGAAACGGTGGATGCCATATTGATCGCAACTCCGAATGATGTACACAAAGAGATCGCTGTCCAGGCTTTGGAGGCAGGAAAACATGTCATTTGTGAAAAGCCCGTGACACTGAACAGCGAAGAGCTGTCGGAAATAATGCATACCGCAAAGGAACACGAGCGCGTGTTTATGGTCCATCAAAATCGCCGTTGGGACAGTGATTTTCAGATGGTCAAAGATTTGTACGAGAACCGAAAAATCGGAGAGGTCTTCCACATCGAATCCCGTGTTCAGGGAGCCAATGGTATACCGGGTGACTGGCGCCATCTGAAAGCGCACGGTGGCGGCATGCTCTTGGATTGGGGGGTTCATTTGTTGGATCAGCTTTTGTATATGATCGACAGCCCGTTGGCGAAAGTTGTTGCAGATTTGAGTTACATATTGGGCGATGAAGTGGACGACGGCTTCATCAGCTATCTGACTTTCGAAAATGGCGTAACCGCCCTTGTAGAAGTCGGGACGACCAATTATATCAAACTCCCGCGTTGGTACATAAAAGGGACAAAAGGATCAGCGGTGATAGAAGATTGGGATCTAAAAGGAAAAATCGTGAAGCAGAGTGGAATTGAACTTGTGGCAGCACCCAAACCGATAAAAGCTGGCCAAGGGCTGACCAAAACGATGGCTCCGCCTTCCGAAGAGGCGATCATAAAAGAAAAATTTGAAAAAGTGGCAACTCAAATGGATCCGTTCTATACGAATTTCGCTAAAGTCGTCAGAGGCGAGTCGGAACCTATCGTCAAAAATGAAGAAGTTCTTCAATTGATGAAAATCATTGAATCCATTTTTGAGGCAGCGGAGACAGGACAAGTTATTGACGTACGGGAACACAGCTACAGCCGTTAA
- a CDS encoding YaiI/YqxD family protein — translation MNILIDGDACPVKDIIIEEAIKRDIPVTIVTSFAHYSNAPHPSGVKTVYVDSGADAADFKIIQLAKRGDLLVTQDYGLASLTLPKGLTVLHHKGFAYDNSNMERLLEDRYMSAMVRKSGKRTKGPKPFTDADRHKFRKLLISKLQED, via the coding sequence ATGAATATACTGATCGACGGGGATGCTTGCCCCGTAAAAGACATCATCATCGAAGAAGCCATCAAACGCGACATACCGGTCACGATCGTCACCAGCTTTGCCCACTACTCCAACGCCCCCCACCCCTCCGGAGTGAAGACGGTCTACGTCGATTCCGGTGCCGATGCGGCCGATTTCAAGATCATCCAGCTAGCAAAAAGAGGCGATCTGCTGGTCACGCAGGACTACGGTTTGGCCTCACTCACTTTGCCGAAGGGACTTACCGTTCTTCATCACAAGGGTTTCGCCTACGATAACAGCAATATGGAACGGCTGCTTGAAGACCGCTACATGAGCGCCATGGTCCGCAAAAGCGGCAAACGCACAAAAGGCCCGAAACCATTCACGGATGCGGATCGGCACAAATTCCGGAAACTGCTTATTTCCAAGCTGCAGGAAGATTAA
- a CDS encoding transposase encodes MMLTKKVRLIVTDETSKLYQAAGVARWAYNYTIRMQEMNHRFGGTFISDNELRKHITKMKKRKKYAWLNEVSNNVVKQAVKDACKAYKVFFKGQAQHPRFKTKRRSTPSFYNDCIKLKVKGNRILLEKIGWVKTNEPLPVDCKYYNPRIKFDGKYWYLTVGVEVTPKIVELDDRVVGVDVGIKELAVTSDGIFYNNINKTASVRKAEKRLKRLQRRASRKYKKGTPKSKHLLKLEGEIRKQHRRLANIRTNHVHQATAEIVKTKPSRIVMETLNISSMMKDKHMAKAVANQKLYFFKQCLQYKCELNGIEFVEADQWFPSSKLCNNCGTLKKDLKRSDRVYHCACGHHCDRDLNASYNLRDYQAV; translated from the coding sequence ATGATGCTGACTAAGAAGGTCCGTTTGATTGTGACAGACGAAACTTCCAAACTCTACCAAGCAGCTGGCGTTGCCCGCTGGGCGTACAACTACACGATCCGGATGCAAGAGATGAACCATCGCTTCGGCGGGACGTTCATCAGCGACAATGAGTTGCGCAAGCATATCACTAAGATGAAGAAGCGAAAAAAATACGCTTGGTTGAACGAGGTTTCCAATAATGTCGTCAAACAGGCGGTCAAGGATGCCTGCAAAGCCTATAAAGTCTTCTTCAAAGGGCAAGCCCAGCATCCCCGATTCAAGACCAAACGCCGCTCCACACCGAGTTTCTACAATGACTGCATCAAGCTGAAAGTGAAAGGCAACCGCATCCTGTTGGAAAAAATCGGTTGGGTGAAAACCAACGAACCGTTGCCCGTGGATTGCAAATACTACAACCCGCGCATCAAGTTCGACGGCAAATATTGGTATCTGACGGTCGGCGTAGAGGTGACCCCGAAAATCGTCGAATTGGACGATCGGGTTGTAGGGGTGGATGTAGGCATCAAGGAGTTGGCTGTCACCTCCGATGGTATTTTCTACAACAACATCAACAAAACAGCCTCCGTGAGGAAAGCGGAGAAACGCCTCAAGAGATTACAGCGGCGTGCAAGCAGAAAATACAAGAAAGGAACGCCTAAATCTAAACATCTCCTAAAACTAGAAGGTGAAATCCGAAAGCAACACAGACGCTTAGCCAACATCCGAACCAATCATGTCCATCAAGCAACGGCGGAGATCGTGAAAACCAAACCCTCCCGCATTGTGATGGAAACGTTGAACATCAGCAGTATGATGAAGGATAAGCATATGGCAAAGGCGGTCGCAAATCAGAAACTCTATTTCTTCAAGCAATGCCTGCAATACAAATGCGAACTGAATGGCATTGAATTTGTGGAAGCGGACCAATGGTTCCCGAGCTCCAAGTTGTGCAACAATTGTGGAACGCTCAAAAAGGACCTGAAACGCAGTGACAGGGTTTACCACTGCGCGTGCGGTCACCATTGCGATAGGGATCTGAACGCAAGCTACAATCTGAGGGATTACCAAGCAGTCTAA
- a CDS encoding ROK family glucokinase, with the protein MQKKVLGIDLGGTSVKLAILSKEGDVLQKWSIPTDNSDGGVKIVPGIIESIKHHLDLYRLTSEDFLGIGMGSPGAVNRSEGTVTGAFNLNWRDVQPVRETMEQETGIPFIIDNDANVAALGEKWRGAGEDNQDVVFITLGTGVGGGIIAEGQLIHGTAGSGGEIGHMTVDPDGFDCTCGKRGCLETVASATGVVKLARKHAEEYAGDSTLKNLIDDGQEITSKMIFDFAKDDDGLAAIVVDRFAYFLGLACSHIGNLLNPASIIIGGGVSAAGEFLLEKVNKYYLGFAFPNVQQSTKLKLAELGNDAGVIGACYLAVAHASKYQ; encoded by the coding sequence ATGCAGAAAAAAGTATTGGGAATAGATTTGGGTGGAACTTCAGTGAAGTTGGCCATATTATCCAAAGAAGGGGACGTGCTCCAGAAATGGAGTATCCCGACAGACAACAGTGACGGCGGGGTTAAAATCGTGCCGGGAATTATCGAATCCATCAAACATCATTTGGACTTATACCGACTCACTTCTGAAGACTTTTTGGGCATAGGCATGGGTTCTCCTGGTGCAGTCAACAGAAGCGAAGGGACCGTTACGGGAGCATTTAACCTGAATTGGAGAGATGTGCAACCGGTAAGGGAGACAATGGAACAAGAAACGGGCATACCATTTATCATCGACAATGATGCCAATGTAGCTGCGCTGGGAGAAAAATGGCGTGGTGCGGGCGAGGACAATCAGGATGTCGTTTTTATCACCTTAGGGACAGGCGTCGGCGGAGGGATCATTGCTGAGGGCCAACTGATCCACGGAACAGCCGGCTCGGGCGGAGAAATCGGGCATATGACGGTTGATCCTGATGGTTTTGACTGCACTTGCGGGAAAAGGGGCTGTTTGGAGACCGTTGCCAGCGCTACCGGGGTCGTCAAGCTAGCGCGCAAACATGCAGAGGAATATGCCGGAGATTCAACCTTAAAAAATCTGATCGACGATGGCCAGGAAATCACTTCAAAAATGATTTTCGATTTCGCTAAAGATGACGATGGATTAGCGGCTATCGTTGTGGATCGCTTTGCTTATTTCTTAGGTCTGGCATGCAGCCATATCGGTAATCTGTTGAATCCGGCTTCCATCATCATCGGTGGCGGCGTTTCTGCTGCAGGGGAATTTTTGCTTGAAAAAGTCAATAAATACTATTTGGGATTTGCTTTCCCGAATGTACAGCAATCGACTAAATTGAAGCTTGCAGAATTGGGGAACGATGCTGGCGTTATCGGGGCCTGTTATTTAGCAGTGGCTCATGCGAGTAAGTATCAATAA
- a CDS encoding IS607 family transposase: protein MYAIGKFSKATGISTSTLRRWDREDKFKPAFVSDGGTRYYSDEQLNKILGKTMTTGQSKVTIGYCRVSSPKQKDDLRRQEEDVRTYMLANGYQFEIVTDIGSGINYNNKGLNELLDRITDNQVDKIVILHKDRLVRFGFKLIENLCRKYGTMIEIIDHTEKTEELELVEDLVQIVTVFSGSLQGKPANKARKMIQELIQDDAD, encoded by the coding sequence ATGTATGCAATCGGAAAATTCTCCAAAGCAACTGGGATATCCACATCGACGTTGAGGCGCTGGGATAGAGAGGACAAATTCAAGCCTGCGTTCGTGTCCGACGGCGGAACCCGGTATTACTCGGACGAACAGCTGAACAAAATTTTGGGCAAGACTATGACCACAGGTCAAAGTAAGGTGACCATCGGCTATTGCCGGGTGAGTTCACCCAAGCAAAAGGACGACCTGCGGCGACAGGAGGAAGACGTAAGAACCTATATGCTGGCTAACGGCTACCAATTCGAAATCGTAACCGACATCGGCAGCGGCATCAACTACAACAACAAAGGGTTGAACGAACTCCTCGACAGGATCACCGACAATCAGGTAGACAAAATTGTCATCCTACACAAGGACCGTCTGGTTCGTTTTGGTTTTAAACTGATCGAGAACCTCTGCAGAAAGTATGGCACCATGATAGAAATCATCGACCATACTGAAAAAACCGAAGAACTGGAACTTGTCGAAGACCTCGTTCAGATTGTCACCGTATTCAGTGGCAGTCTGCAAGGCAAACCCGCAAACAAAGCCAGAAAGATGATTCAGGAGCTGATCCAAGATGATGCTGACTAA